Proteins from a genomic interval of Panthera uncia isolate 11264 chromosome C1 unlocalized genomic scaffold, Puncia_PCG_1.0 HiC_scaffold_4, whole genome shotgun sequence:
- the TINAGL1 gene encoding tubulointerstitial nephritis antigen-like isoform X1: MAVFNTEGSEGSQRCLLSPPSPSFPKVGSKTRSSAAPSLPFFAAAPQPCGEAHWEVLTGVRPGSFLLRLQFRPRRARTAAVGDPARTITCSPSLSQVPAPELQGYSRCGASRGPSLPPPGPGGGAAGGAVQKAVPPRTPRLTLSVPWWQEPGGQRRVGQPGRSPSPGCTHGSRIYPILGTYWDNCNRCTCQEQGRWECDQEPCLVDEDMINAINRGNYGWRAGNHSAFWGMTLDEGIRYRLGTIRPSSSVTNMNEIHTVLGPGEVLPTAFEASEKWPNLIHGPLDQGNCAGSWAFSTAAVASDRVSIHSLGHMAPVLSPQNLLSCNTHNQQGCRGGRLDGAWWFLRRRGVVSDHCYPFMGSERDEAGPAPRCMMHSRAMGRGKRQATARCPSSHVNANDIYQVTPAYRLGSSEKEIMKELMENGPVQALMEVHEDFFLYQGGIYSHTPVSLGRPERYRRHGTHSVKITGWGQETLPDGRTLKYWTAANSWGPAWGERGHFRIVRGANECDIESFVLGVWGRVGMEDMAHR; this comes from the exons GCCCCTCAGCCCTGCGGCGAGGCCCATTGGGAAGTCCTTACGGGTGTCAGACCAGGATCCTTTCTGCTTCGGTTGCAGTTCCGCCCCCGAAGGGCACGAACGGCTGCCGTCGGAGACCCGGCGAGGACAATCACATGCTCACCGTCCCTCTCACAGGTCCCCGCTCCCGAGTTACAGGGCTACTCCAGGTGCGGGGCCAGCCGgggcccctccctcccgcctcctggGCCGGGGGGCGGCGCTGCGGGCGGGGCGGTGCAAAAAGCGGTCCCGCCCCGCACTCCTCGCTTGACTTTGAGTGTCCCGTGGTGGCAGGAGCCGGGAGGCCAGAGGCGCGTGGGGCAGCCCGGGCGCAGCCCGTCACCAG gaTGTACCCATGGGAGTCGCATCTATCCAATCTTAGGAACCTACTGGGACAACTGTAACCGTTG CACCTGCCAGGAGCAAGGGCGGTGGGAGTGTGACCAGGAGCCATGCCTGGTGGACGAAGACATGATCAACGCCATCAACCGGGGCAACTACGG ATGGCGGGCTGGGAACCACAGTGCCTTCTGGGGCATGACCCTGGATGAAGGCATTCGCTACCGCCTGGGCACCATCCGTCCTTCTTCCTCTGTCACCAATATGAATGAGATTCAC ACAGTTCTGGGCCCAGGGGAGGTGCTGCCCACAGCGTTCGAGGCCTCTGAGAAGTGGCCCAACCTGATCCATGGGCCTCTTGACCAGGGCAACTGTGCAGGCTCCTGGGCCTTCTCCACAGCAG ccgtGGCATCCGATCGCGTCTCAATCCATTCCCTGGGGCATATGGCACCTGTCCTGTCGCCCCAGAACCTGCTGTCTTGTAACACCCACAACCAGCAGGGTTGCCGTGGTGGGCGTCTCGATGGGGCCTGGTGGTTCCTGCGACGTCGAGG ggTTGTGTCTGACCACTGCTACCCGTTCATGGGCAGTGAGCGGGACGAGGCTGGCCCCGCGCCCCGCTGTATGATGCACAGCCGGGCCATGGGTCGGGGCAAGCGCCAGGCCACTGCCCGATGCCCCAGTAGCCATGTCAATGCCAATGACATCTACCAGGTCACTCCTGCCTACCGCCTCGGCTCCAGC GAGAAGGAGATCATGAAGGAACTGATGGAGAACGGCCCTGTCCAAG CTCTCATGGAGGTGCACGAGGACTTCTTCCTGTACCAGGGCGGCATCTACAGCCACACCCCAGTGAGCCTTGGGAGGCCAGAGCGATACCGCCGGCACGGGACCCACTCGGTCAAGATCACAGG GTGGGGACAGGAGACGCTGCCCGACGGAAGAACCCTCAAATACTGG ACGGCGGCCAACTCTTGGGGCCCAGCCTGGGGCGAGAGGGGCCACTTCCGCATCGTGCGCGGCGCCAACGAGTGCGACATCGAGAGCTTCGTGCTGGGCGTCTGGGGCCGCGTGGGCATGGAGGACATGGCGCACCGCTGA
- the TINAGL1 gene encoding tubulointerstitial nephritis antigen-like isoform X2: protein MLTVPLTGPRSRVTGLLQEPGGQRRVGQPGRSPSPGGTMWRCPPGLLLLLLLASELTLGARRGRGRRELAPGLHLRGIRDAGGRYCGGQDLCCRGRADDCALPYLGATCYCDLFCNRTVSDCCPDFWDFCLGVPPPFPPIPGCTHGSRIYPILGTYWDNCNRCTCQEQGRWECDQEPCLVDEDMINAINRGNYGWRAGNHSAFWGMTLDEGIRYRLGTIRPSSSVTNMNEIHTVLGPGEVLPTAFEASEKWPNLIHGPLDQGNCAGSWAFSTAAVASDRVSIHSLGHMAPVLSPQNLLSCNTHNQQGCRGGRLDGAWWFLRRRGVVSDHCYPFMGSERDEAGPAPRCMMHSRAMGRGKRQATARCPSSHVNANDIYQVTPAYRLGSSEKEIMKELMENGPVQALMEVHEDFFLYQGGIYSHTPVSLGRPERYRRHGTHSVKITGWGQETLPDGRTLKYWTAANSWGPAWGERGHFRIVRGANECDIESFVLGVWGRVGMEDMAHR from the exons ATGCTCACCGTCCCTCTCACAGGTCCCCGCTCCCGAGTTACAGGGCTACTCCAG GAGCCGGGAGGCCAGAGGCGCGTGGGGCAGCCCGGGCGCAGCCCGTCACCAG GAGGCACCATGTGGCGATGTCCACCGgggctgctgctgttgctgctgctggccAGCGAGTTGACCCTGGGTGCCCGGCGGGGTCGTGGGCGCCGGGAGCTAGCCCCGGGTCTGCACCTGCGGGGCATCCGGGATGCGGGCGGCCGGTACTGCGGGGGGCAGGACCTGTGCTGCCGGGGCCGTGCCGACGACTGCGCCCTGCCCTACCTGGGTGCCACCTGCTACTGTGACCTCTTCTGCAACCGCACCGTCTCCGACTGCTGCCCTGACTTCTGGGACTTCTGCCTCGGCGTGCCACCCCCCTTTCCCCCCATCCCAG gaTGTACCCATGGGAGTCGCATCTATCCAATCTTAGGAACCTACTGGGACAACTGTAACCGTTG CACCTGCCAGGAGCAAGGGCGGTGGGAGTGTGACCAGGAGCCATGCCTGGTGGACGAAGACATGATCAACGCCATCAACCGGGGCAACTACGG ATGGCGGGCTGGGAACCACAGTGCCTTCTGGGGCATGACCCTGGATGAAGGCATTCGCTACCGCCTGGGCACCATCCGTCCTTCTTCCTCTGTCACCAATATGAATGAGATTCAC ACAGTTCTGGGCCCAGGGGAGGTGCTGCCCACAGCGTTCGAGGCCTCTGAGAAGTGGCCCAACCTGATCCATGGGCCTCTTGACCAGGGCAACTGTGCAGGCTCCTGGGCCTTCTCCACAGCAG ccgtGGCATCCGATCGCGTCTCAATCCATTCCCTGGGGCATATGGCACCTGTCCTGTCGCCCCAGAACCTGCTGTCTTGTAACACCCACAACCAGCAGGGTTGCCGTGGTGGGCGTCTCGATGGGGCCTGGTGGTTCCTGCGACGTCGAGG ggTTGTGTCTGACCACTGCTACCCGTTCATGGGCAGTGAGCGGGACGAGGCTGGCCCCGCGCCCCGCTGTATGATGCACAGCCGGGCCATGGGTCGGGGCAAGCGCCAGGCCACTGCCCGATGCCCCAGTAGCCATGTCAATGCCAATGACATCTACCAGGTCACTCCTGCCTACCGCCTCGGCTCCAGC GAGAAGGAGATCATGAAGGAACTGATGGAGAACGGCCCTGTCCAAG CTCTCATGGAGGTGCACGAGGACTTCTTCCTGTACCAGGGCGGCATCTACAGCCACACCCCAGTGAGCCTTGGGAGGCCAGAGCGATACCGCCGGCACGGGACCCACTCGGTCAAGATCACAGG GTGGGGACAGGAGACGCTGCCCGACGGAAGAACCCTCAAATACTGG ACGGCGGCCAACTCTTGGGGCCCAGCCTGGGGCGAGAGGGGCCACTTCCGCATCGTGCGCGGCGCCAACGAGTGCGACATCGAGAGCTTCGTGCTGGGCGTCTGGGGCCGCGTGGGCATGGAGGACATGGCGCACCGCTGA
- the TINAGL1 gene encoding tubulointerstitial nephritis antigen-like isoform X3 — translation MLTVPLTGPRSRVTGLLQEPGGQRRVGQPGRSPSPGCTHGSRIYPILGTYWDNCNRCTCQEQGRWECDQEPCLVDEDMINAINRGNYGWRAGNHSAFWGMTLDEGIRYRLGTIRPSSSVTNMNEIHTVLGPGEVLPTAFEASEKWPNLIHGPLDQGNCAGSWAFSTAAVASDRVSIHSLGHMAPVLSPQNLLSCNTHNQQGCRGGRLDGAWWFLRRRGVVSDHCYPFMGSERDEAGPAPRCMMHSRAMGRGKRQATARCPSSHVNANDIYQVTPAYRLGSSEKEIMKELMENGPVQALMEVHEDFFLYQGGIYSHTPVSLGRPERYRRHGTHSVKITGWGQETLPDGRTLKYWTAANSWGPAWGERGHFRIVRGANECDIESFVLGVWGRVGMEDMAHR, via the exons ATGCTCACCGTCCCTCTCACAGGTCCCCGCTCCCGAGTTACAGGGCTACTCCAG GAGCCGGGAGGCCAGAGGCGCGTGGGGCAGCCCGGGCGCAGCCCGTCACCAG gaTGTACCCATGGGAGTCGCATCTATCCAATCTTAGGAACCTACTGGGACAACTGTAACCGTTG CACCTGCCAGGAGCAAGGGCGGTGGGAGTGTGACCAGGAGCCATGCCTGGTGGACGAAGACATGATCAACGCCATCAACCGGGGCAACTACGG ATGGCGGGCTGGGAACCACAGTGCCTTCTGGGGCATGACCCTGGATGAAGGCATTCGCTACCGCCTGGGCACCATCCGTCCTTCTTCCTCTGTCACCAATATGAATGAGATTCAC ACAGTTCTGGGCCCAGGGGAGGTGCTGCCCACAGCGTTCGAGGCCTCTGAGAAGTGGCCCAACCTGATCCATGGGCCTCTTGACCAGGGCAACTGTGCAGGCTCCTGGGCCTTCTCCACAGCAG ccgtGGCATCCGATCGCGTCTCAATCCATTCCCTGGGGCATATGGCACCTGTCCTGTCGCCCCAGAACCTGCTGTCTTGTAACACCCACAACCAGCAGGGTTGCCGTGGTGGGCGTCTCGATGGGGCCTGGTGGTTCCTGCGACGTCGAGG ggTTGTGTCTGACCACTGCTACCCGTTCATGGGCAGTGAGCGGGACGAGGCTGGCCCCGCGCCCCGCTGTATGATGCACAGCCGGGCCATGGGTCGGGGCAAGCGCCAGGCCACTGCCCGATGCCCCAGTAGCCATGTCAATGCCAATGACATCTACCAGGTCACTCCTGCCTACCGCCTCGGCTCCAGC GAGAAGGAGATCATGAAGGAACTGATGGAGAACGGCCCTGTCCAAG CTCTCATGGAGGTGCACGAGGACTTCTTCCTGTACCAGGGCGGCATCTACAGCCACACCCCAGTGAGCCTTGGGAGGCCAGAGCGATACCGCCGGCACGGGACCCACTCGGTCAAGATCACAGG GTGGGGACAGGAGACGCTGCCCGACGGAAGAACCCTCAAATACTGG ACGGCGGCCAACTCTTGGGGCCCAGCCTGGGGCGAGAGGGGCCACTTCCGCATCGTGCGCGGCGCCAACGAGTGCGACATCGAGAGCTTCGTGCTGGGCGTCTGGGGCCGCGTGGGCATGGAGGACATGGCGCACCGCTGA